TCCTTTTTACCTCTTGAAAATCCAGGCATTCCTTTCTCCACAATAAAGGCGCTGATTCCCCTGGTCCCCTTAGATCGATCCGTCATAGCCATGATGACATAGACATCAGCGATGCCGCCTCCCGATATAAATACCTTCGTTCCGTTCAGGACCCAATGATCCCCCTTATCTTCTGCCTTTGTCTGCTGCATGGCAGCATCGGTACCTGCATTGGGTTCCGTCAGCCCAAAGGCGCCAAGCTTTCTTCCTGCCAACAGATCGGGCAGGTACTTTTGTTTCTGTTCCTCAGTTCCGTATGTGTAGATGGGCCAGCAGCAAAGGGCATTGTGGGTCTGCACGATAACACCATGGGACGCACACACCTTAGAAAGCTCTTCCACCGCCATGATATACGAGATATAATCTGCTCCGGCACCACCATACCCTACAGGAAAGGGCATGCCCATAACCCCTAGTTTTCCAAGCTTCGCCACTGTTTCTGCAGGGAATTCCGCTTCTGCATCGATATACGAAGCAATAGGAGCGACCTCCTTTTCCGCAAACTCACGCATCATCTTTTTTATCATCTGCTGCTCTCTTGTTAAACTAAAGTCCATTCTCCTCCTCCTCTGCAGCCTCCACAATGCTTCTCAGTTTTTCTGCGATTTCCGGAGGAACTGGATCGTTTTTTTGATTTTCATAAATCGTAAGAGCCTTTTCTCTTGCGCGCTGATACGAATCCTTGGAGCCATCTCTGACCCAAACGTCGTTCATTCTTCTCTCAAAGAGCGATGAGGTTGAAAGCTCTTGTCTCATATGGGTCCTGGTGTGCTTTTGCCCCAGGAAATTCCCGACGGGCCCTACCGCCTTGATTACTTCCTTGGCTAAAGTTTCCTCATTGACCGCCATACCCTTCAAGATTCTGCGAACCATATGCACGATTTCACTGTCGATGACCAGCTGCTCGTAGCACATTGCAATTCCGCTGTCGATCATACCCATGCCATACAGCAGACTGGCTCCCGATAAAGCGGGAAGCATTGCCGTTAGCGTCTTTTCATGACCGATCTGCGCGTCGCACAATTTGCTGTCAGCCTAAGTACCGCCAGTATCTGCCGGTATTCCGTAGAATTTTCCCATTGCAGCTACGGCAGCACCAACCATCGCATGCTCGGGAGCTCCCACCGGCGTGGTCGCCCATTGCATATCCATGATGGTGGTTGAACTGCCGTAGATCATTTTGTTTCCTTTATTGACCAGCTGTGCCAGCACCATTCCCGCCATGAATTCAGCATTGGTAACAACCAGCGTTCCGGGTATGGTAACCGGGGAGGTTCCTCCGCAAAGCCCCATAGAGAGAACGTCGATGGGCAGACCCGCTCTGGCACACTCTATTATTATTTCACCGATATGTTCGGTTATTTCCAAAGGGCTGTTAGGACAAAGCACCATGGTTGTGATGGGCTTTTCTCTGAGCGTTTCTTTTCCGCCCACCATAGCTGCCGCCATTTCGATCCATCTTCTCGTATTTTTACCGCAGTTATTGTGATGAATAAAATGCTTTGTGGTATTAAGCAGCGCTGCCTCTCCTTCGTGGAGATCCTTTAGAAACGGCGTCACATCAGAGGCTGTTACCGGAACATGGAAGATATCAATCTCATCTAATCCACTGATAAAGCGCGCCAAATCTGCAATATCCTGTTTTGTAGAGGACCTTCGTTCTCCTGTCCTGATATCCTTTACTTCAACACCTGTGCCGAAGTTCATATATTTGGGCCGGCCATCACCCATGATGACATTATGTTTTGGGTCACGGGCATACAGTTCAAACTGAGGAGGACAGGCCTCAATACAGTCTATGACCAGATTTCCTGGGAATTTGACAATACCGGTTTCCCCATCGCATTGGCAGCCTGCCGAAGTATAGATTTCATGGGCTTCTTTTCCCGGCACCTTGACGCCTACGGTCTCCAGGATGTCTAACGTCGCCTCATGAATCATCTCTGCATCTGATTTTGTAATCATTGAAAAACCCAGAATCTGGTCCTGATAAGAATCCATTTTACTCATACTATTCCTCTTCCCTTTCCTGGATAGATGTTCTGAGTCCCAGTTCCCGTTCAAAATCTGCAATCAGCTTAGCAATTGCTTCCTCCGCACCGGGAATCAACGGAGCTACCTGATGGGTGTTCAGAATTCGAGCCGCTTTATCATAGGCCATGTCAGCTGCATCTTTAGCACCTGCTGCAGTCCATGCAGATCTCGTGCTTCTGGTAAACACCTCCACCTGAGAATGTGACCGCATATGGTCGAAGGTATGCTTCTGATACAGAAACTCACCGCCGGGTCCTGCCTTATGGATGATGTCAAGTGCCATGGTTTCCTTTGTCACTTCAATGCCGCCAAGAATCTTTCGTATATAACTCATCCCTTCACAGTCCAGAACCAGCTTCGCATAATCAATGGTCAGAGCTGCCTCCAAGGACCCAGCTCCGTAGACAATGTTTGCACCGGATAGCGCACCGTTCAGTGCATTGATCCCAAACTCGCAGCCTGCCTGAGCATCAGGCAGCATGCTGTCAGATAATCCAGCGCCAATCCAACTGGGCAGATGATAAAACTGGGCCATCTTCACTGTGGCTGCACTGATCATGCTCTGTTCAGGAGAACCGGTAGCAGAGATCATGTGTTTCAAGTCCATGATGGTACTCATGGAGCAGTACGTGCATCTGGCACCTTTCTGTACCATCTGCGCAAGCATGATCGCCGCCAGAACCTCTGCATTGTGGCTGATAACAGTCCCCGCGAGAGTTACCACCGAGGTCGCTCCCGCCAGTGCCATGGGAATAATTGCAATTCCTGCGCCTCCTCTGGCTGCCTCAATAATCTGGGCTGCGCACTCTTTTCCCAGCCTCAGCGGACTTGTGGGACAGACGAAGATATTCAGGAAAGGTCGTCTTCGAAAAGCATCCTTGCTCCCTGATGCAATGCAAGCCATCTCGATCATCTTTCTGCAGTTGACACCATTGACAGCACCGATAAAGATTGCCTTAGAGGTGTTCTTCATCATCGCTTCCAGATTGTGCAGCGGCTGTACCTCACTGGGATAATCCAGCGACCCGCATGCCCTTTCCACAACTGCAATTTCATCCATGTAATCGCAAACCTTTGTAATTCCTGCCAGATCCTCCTTGACGCAATCCCGAATCTCTCTCGTTTTAGGATCGATAATCTTGACGCATTCTCCGAAGGTACTAAAGCCCACATGGTTTTGAAAGGCTGCGAAATCCTTATCCGGTGTCCGTCCGTAGAAAATCAGCGGCCTTGCCGCCCATCGAATGGCATCCTCAACAAGATAGGATGGGAACTTAACAATGGCATAGCGTTCTCCATAAGAAACCTCCGCACCGTAATCCCTGTAGATATCCGCTGCCTCCATATGGTCTACTCTGATGCCGGTATGTTTCAGCAGGTCTAACGTCGCTTCGTGGATCAGCACCACCTGTTCCCTGCTGAGAATGTCTGCGGAAAAACCAATCTTCCAGGATTTTGCTATCGGATCATTCTGCCCACTTCTGTTATGAGTTATCATATCTTCTCCTTCCTGCCTGTTTCACTTGGTTCATTTGCCGCAACTCTGCCACACGCGAATTCACATTGTGAACGGAGTTGTCCCGGCGGGAGCGTTGCTCCCGCCGGCGCTAGTGTTAAAGGATTCCGTTATAGGGAAGTGCCCATCCGAACAGAAGAAAAAGCGTCACGCAAAGCCCTACTGCAACCATCACATTTCCGTATGCCCGGTCTCTCTTGTAATCCACTGCCAGCGTTTCTGCTTCCGGAAGGATGTGGAGCGTTTCGCGGTATGCGGTTTCTTCCTGCGTCAGAACCGATGTCTTCGTTCCGATTACGGCAAATACTGCGCTGGCATATAGGCCGATAAAGAAGGGGTCAAGCCAGTTCTGGAGAGAAACCCCGCCAAATACTGCAGCGCTTTTGGCTGCCAGGAACCCAATAAATCCTGCCGCCATGGACCATCTGGCTCCTTTCGCTGTAAGAGTTTTGCTCCATACGCTTCCAAAGCCGGATACACACCAGGATGCTGCGATAAGAGTGCTGGCAAACCAGGTAATGACTCTGATTCCCCCAACATTAAACAGCGCAAGCACCAATGCGATGATACCGACAATGATCATAACAACCCGGCTATAATAGAGCTTCTGTTTGTCGTCCTTAAAATCTATTTTCACTATATCAGAGGTTACACTAAATCCCACCACCGACAGGAAGGTAACAGCAGAGGACAGCCCTGCCGCCATAATTCCGGTTAATACCAGCATCCCAACAAACTTAGGAACTACATTGTAGGATGCCCAGATGAGAACCCGCTGGGAATCCTCCATACCTGGATTGATATTAATGACTGCGATAGCCATCAGATAGGTCAATCCGCAGAATACGGTGGTCAGCATACAGGCAATGGAGGAGGAACGGATTGCTACATGCTCATTCTTTGCCATCATCACCCTGCCAGCCTGCCATGGGCTGATTCCCACAGTTACCAGCCAAACGATACCAAACGCAATGGCATACATAACCGCACTAAAAATGGTGGTTCCTTCACCATAGGTCCCTGCAGGGCTTCCATGATAATCAAGAAGACCCTCAGGGGTATTGGGATTGTTCATCAGGTTGGTTAGAAGTTCTCCAATCCCTCCCTGAGCGTTAAATACGTAAGGTGCCGCAATGATGGAAGCCCCTACAAAAATCATGAACATTGCCGTTTCTGTTAGAATCGCACCTTTTGAGCCGGAGTAGAACGTAAAAGAGGTAAAGGCCGCCCAAGCAATGATGATACAAGCGGTCCTTGATAATCCCGTCAACTCCTGAAGGAGAATCCCCGTACCGGTCATGCATGCCAGCAGATATGCCGTCAGCGAACATACGAGGATTACTGCAGCAAGACGCCTGTTTTTCATATCATTAAATCTAGTTCCAAAAAATTCAGGCATGGTTTTGCATTCTGATCTTCTCAGATATCTGCCAAACCACAGAGCCCCAATAACATATCCACTGCCGCAGAGCGCATTGAGAAGGATAATGGAGGTTATATTTCCCGTATAGCACCAGCCCGTATCCCCCATAAATGCGTTGGTACTAAGCATGGAAGCAAACAGAGTACCCGCTATCAGGATCGTCGGTGCATTTCGTCCTGCTACGTAATAGTCAGTGGTGTTTTTCACCTTTTTTCCTGCGTAAAAGCCAAGGAACAGATACAGCGCAAAGCTGACCAAAACGCCAATCATATAGATGGTCATTTCTTAATTCCTCCCTTCCGCAGTTTTTTTCTGACGCGTATTCTTTTCCTCCCGAAGGAGCCACCAATTCATAAAAATTCCGGTAAGTATCATCCAGCCGCCTACAAATAACGAAAAAATAATTTCTCCCATAAAGCTTACCTCCTAAAACTAGCAGCCTGGCCCATGCCTCAGAAACCCTCGAATATGTGCCTGCGCTGCTTCTATTTGGCAATAACAGATAAAGTTTTCAGGTTGAATGTAAGGTTAAAGAGATATCCCTATCTTTTTCTTAAACAGTTCCACACTTGGTATTTTGATATCCAGCAGTTCTGCAATCTTAATCTTTGCTGCCATGCCGCTGCTTGCCCGGGGTCTCAGTACGACAGTGCCAATGTCCAGAGATTCCCTGATCTCTTTCATCTTCGCACTATCGGAAAGATCAAATACTGAACAGCCCAGCTTGCCTGCCACATATTCCTTCGCGGCATGAATCTTCATACCTTTCATGACCATTCTGGCAACCATGTCACCTGCAGTTCGGATTCCGCCCATTCCCGCAGCCATTTCATGCATGATGGCCATGCCGTAGGTATCACCGTGGCCTATCTACAATCCGTCTGCTTTTCCGATTTCCAGCATGGCTTTTGATGCCCTGGTTGAACAGTCTGTGGGAGAGGTAGTGGTCAGCGGAATTCCTCCAACCCCCATACCCACATTGGGAAGGACCGGTATGGAGGCGACTCTGGTTGCCTCCTGAACATGTGTGAGTGACCGAGCAAGATTCCATGCAAAGGATTTGCTGCTGTTGGTATTCACCACTGGGCCATAGCTATGTACACCTGCCGCAGCTACGGTTTTCACCTGCTTGGCTGGATACTGACCAGCGAGCCGTTCACCCTCAAATTTCAGTTTTCCATGCATACCAAGGGTGAATTCATTTGCCATCCCCATGGTAATGCTCAGATCCGGGTATTTCTCCGATAGAATTTTTGAAGCCTGCAAAGCTGCCAGAAGGTCTGCATCCCCGCTTGCTCCTGCTGTATCAAACTGAATCCCGCAAGCGCCCGACTCTGCCAGAACCGACCCAATATAGACCATGTCATTGGTGCAAAGCTCTGCTGCCTTCTCCTGAGCATCCATGGCCTCCAAGACCTTGCCCTGGGGCAGGAGTTCTGACCAGTTGTCAACTGGGCCGTCTGGTTTCGTATAAAGCCCCATATTGGGCATGGCTCCGTAAAAGATTGGCATAATACAGTTCATCTGCGCTCGTTCCATGGCCATAGCTTCTTCGTAGACGATATTTTTCAGCTGCTTGTAGCTGTAGTCCGTATTGCATAGTTCCATGGTATCTGAGCAAAGAGCTCTCTCGTGGATCAAGAGCGCTGTGGTACTGTCAATGGGAAGTCCGGATCGCACAGCCATCTTCAGCGTACCTGCATCAAAGGTTGTAATTCCTTCACAACCTCTCTCCACGCTTACATTCTTTTCTGGCATGGTGAGAATTTCAATGAGGTAATCGACATCACCACCGGACATGGGCTGAGCTTTTCCTTTGTTTACTGCATCCTCAATGCCTGCAAGAACCTCTTCGGTGATCTGTGTTTTCGACATCCATATTCCTTCTCCGTCTCCCATTCTGGTGAAGTAGTTGTCTTTCAAATGGTTCACACTCCTCTCATCCTCTATCAGCTGTTACCTTCCGTCTAAGAATTGTTTCGCTCTGACACAACATTCGGAAGCATCTTCCGTATAAGCATCCGCACCGATTCTATCAGCCCACCGCTGTGTAACTGGCGCACCGCCAACCATGGTTTTAAACCGCTCCTTTAGTCCTCTTTCCTTTAGTTTGTCTTCCAATTCCTGCTGATAGATCATCGTCGTTGTAAGGAGCGCTCCTGTACCAATGATGTCGACTTCGTATTCCATAGCTTTCTCTATGATCGTATCCGACTTGACCTCTCTGCCCAGATCAAAGACTTCAATTCCTGAGGTCTTTAGCAATGCGCAGCAGATCCCCTTGCCGATATCGTGTACATCTCCTTCTACGGTGGCCATGATCATTCTTCCTTTTTTCTCCATTTGTTTGCCGCTTTGTTTCATCTCCTCTTCAATCCTGCCGGTGACCGCCTTCATGACCTCTGTCGCAAAAATCAGCTCAGGAAGAAAAAGTTCTCCCCTTCCAAACCGCTCTCCAAGCTCTGTAATTCCTGCAGTAAATCCATCTTTCAGCAGCTCCAGCGAATCCATGCCCATTTCGGCCCCCTGGTCCAGTGCCTTCAAAGCCATGTCCTGATCGGCTTCGAGAATCGAATCAAATGCCATCTTGATAATTTCCTGTTTATCCATTACAAACTTCCTTTCTACACAATATCCGGAATCCTGATCTGTCGCAGCGCCGGCAGCCCAGACAGATCGGATTCAAGGTCTGCCAAACAAGCTGATTCGTTGGCAGGCTTCCCCAAATAAATGAGTACAAAAGAATCAATAGCAATAACCGTGCCACCAACCGCGGTTTTTTGAATATTATAAAAACTCCTTGAAATTGTAGTATTTTTAACAATTCAAGTCTTCATCAGCTGCTCGTTAGCATCGCAATGCACAAGCTAAAACAATAAAAAAACAATGAAAAAAATCATTGCTGTGATGAATTTTTTCATTGTTAGTGATATAAGATCATACGCATTTATGTTTGTGAAGCAGCTTGACAACGGTGGATTGATCTACACAAAGAACCTCTGCCACCTTATAAGTCGAACGATACTGCTGGTATGCAGAGCTAACCAGTTGCTTTTCAAGCTCCCACTTTGCCTCTTTTAGAGGGCGGAGACTTTCCGCCGGAACAAGAGAAGCAGAAGAAGTGTATGTGAAGCTACCAGAAACTTGACTATTTTCCCGAAGTACATTGATGATCGCATCCTTTCCGATTACATTTTCTTCGGTCATAACAAACAGTCTCTCTATTACATTTTCCAGTTCTCTGACATTTCCTGGCCAGCTATATTGGGTCAAAATCGGCAGATGCCCTCCCTCTAATTTTTTATAGCACCGATACCGTGAATTGCATCTGGATAAAAAATATTTAGCAAGAACACCAATGTCTCCGCTTCTATCCCTGAGCGGAGGAACCGTAATAGGTATTACGTTAAGCCGATAGTACAAATCCTTCCGAAAGTTCCCTTCTTCAGACATCTTCTTTAAATCTCGATTTGTAGCAGCAATCACCCTTGTGTTTACACTTAGGCGCTGGGTGCCTCCCACCCGTGTAAAGGTTCCATCCTGAATAAAATCCAAAAGCTTCACTTGAAGCTGAAGCGGAAGTTCGCCGATTTCATCTAAAAACAAGGTGCCCATATGTGCCATTTCTACCTTGCCCTTTTTTCCGCTGGTGCTAGCGCCAGTAAACGCTCCTTTATCATATCCGAACAATTCCGATTCAATAAGCGGCTCCGGTATAGTAGCGCAATTAATCTTTATGTATGGTCCATTGATCCTGCTGCCGAAGCGGTGAAGCGACTTGGCTACAAGTTCCTTGCCCACTCCTGTTTCGCCCTGTATCAGTACAGAGACATCCAAGGGCGCCACACGAATCAGAGTATCCTTCAGCTCATTCATGATGGGATCACCTGATATAAAGCCCTCCGCCTCAAACATGGATTCTCGTAGGTTATGGATTTCTGCTTTTGTTTTTTCTATTTCAACAGCCTGTTTTTCTACCGTATGCAGCAGCTCGTTTACTGCATCTACATCCTTTGAGGTACTGATGATCATCACGATCTCATCCTGCTCTTTATCAAAGATTGGCACGCTGGTGGCAAGAACAGTTCTGCCGTCCTTCAATTTCTGAAGCAGATTTACCGTTCTTTTTTGGCGAATTACCTCCATAGTGCTGCTGACGGAAAAATAACCCTCCTGCTCCAGTTGCTCCGCAGTTCTTCCAACGATTTGATCCACCGGCAAGCCGATCATCTTAACCGAAGCCGGATTTACAAACAAAATCTTTCCTGATCCGTCTGCAACGAAGATTTCTTCTCCCAAATATTCAACCATGACCTTGTAAAACTCACTGTCATATCCAGCCGATACCATCCGCTTGAGTTCCTTGCGCTTTAATACGTCCATGTTCCGCCTCTCTTTCTTTCTCGAGTCAGCTTAGTCCATTTCGGTCAGGGTCTGTCCCATTTTTTCCTTCTGCTCGGGCCCTTGGTGATTCCGCAGGTCGGACTTTCACCGACTTGTAAGTGATCAGCTTTGCCGGACACACTCGTATTAGAAAAAAAACGATGAGGCATAACCCCATCGTTGTCTGAAAACCCTTTCTGGTCAATATTTTAACATTGAATATTTTTTGATGCAATAAGAAATGTCCATTTGTCGCAATATTTGTAATTTTCAGTAATTTTGTCGATTATTTCCCGTCAAACATGACAGGAAGGCCCTTGATCCGCGGATCTTCAATCCTGCTCATAAGATCCCGGCAATGATTGTTGAGAAATGCGTCGTTACCGAAGATCAAACCCTGCCGCTTGAGCTCATCTCTCACTTTCATGCAGACCGATTCAATGAGATCCGCCTTTGTGGTTGTATTCTGCGGAATATCCGGCATTGCAGCCAGCTGTTCCAGCATAGGCTTAATTTCTTTCAGATGCTCCAGTTTGTCCATACCGCGGAACATCCATTTATAAAACGGCATATAACTTCCGTTCAGCAGATATACTGCTGAAATGGTATTCTTGATAAATTCCCCGCAGGATAGATATGCCGCTGCCGTTTCTCCCCGTTTCATACATCGTTCATAATTATATTGCCCCGCTTGTGACATCATGGCAATTCTTGCAGCCAGCTTCTTCAAAAGAGTATCCTGGGGATAGAAATTTAAAAGTCCGCTGCGAATTCTGCTGAACTCCCCCCAATGATCCACGAAGACCTTTCCGTTGGTGACGGTTGCCAGACTGGTTTCCGGCATAAAGAGCCACTCCACCGGATCCTTCGGAATATCTCCAGCACCAATATATTTTTTATAGTAATCATTGATACTGAAGACGCCTAATCTTCCGCCCCCCTCGGCAGTGGTCACACGGGATTGGTTCCGATATGTCTTCGGTAAACGGTTGTAAGCCTCCTGAATTTCTGCCCCCACAGCTCTATAAATATCATCGGGCAGCCAAATACAAAACCCGGGACCGAAATCGTGGCTTTCAGAAAATTCATCATCAAAACCAAAGCATTCGGAGCCTTCACCCACCAGGCCGACAGCCATGTATTTTTCGTACTGAAAAAATTGCTCTCTTATCATTGCCCTTCCGATCTCATCGAAATAGGCTTCCGAGAGCCCTAATCCTGTCATGCGCATATTCAGGCTGTGATTTTGCTCCCTCAATCCAGAAACATCAGGTGATGCTTTTTTTTGCAGCAGCAAATTCCTGGCTTTTTCTAAATTCTTCTGCGATACCTCCGCATAAGAACTTTTTTTACCATAATTTTCGGTTATAATGTTCAGTGCCTTTTCAAAGAACGATACCGCATCAGCATACCGCTGCTGACGAAAACGCAAGTCCCCAAAGGCATTCAAGGTAGCTGCGTAATGCACGTTCGACTTCCCTGGTAGTGAGATAAAGATCCGCTCTGCTTCTTTCAACGCCTCTTCAGCCTTAGCTTCTTCTTGCAAATTCAGGTATCTCACCGCGAGGGTCGAATAGGTCGTTGCTAACTCAACCTCCTGCCCTGAAAGCGTCTTAACAGCGGCCAATGATTTTTCCGCACAATGAAGCGCCTGATCCGCCTTCCCGAGCAAATCGTATACATGACTCAGGTTATTATACAAAGCTGCCATCCGGTAGTCTTGCGCCAGACCCTTTTTTGTAAAAATCTCTGCTGCCTGCTCGTAGAGGTCCAACGCCTTTGAGGCTTGCTTTCCTTCAGAATGAACACTGGCCAGATTCATCAGAGTTGTCCCATGCTGTTCTGTACCCTCCAGCTTGAGAAGACGTATTGTCTCCAGTGCTACATGATAAACCTTCTGTGCCTCCTCCAGCCGTCCGGTAACGCGAAAAACACCGCCCAGTTCGTTTGCAAGGGAAATGAGTGCCGGAAGATCATTCTCCTTCTGCACCTGCTCCATGGTTCTGATGATATAGTTCTCCGCTTCTTGGATACTTCCACTACGGAATAGCTCATCCAGCTTGTTGTAAAAATATTCCGATTTCATCTTGAAATCCGCCTTTTATTCTCCCATTTTTGCTTCTGCATCATCAAGGGATGCATAACCATACATTTTAACCATTTTATCCTTAACCAGAAAGGCAAAGTTTGCTCCGCTCTCCTTGCAGCCCCGGATATAATCGACGAAGTGTCTCAGGGTGTACTTCGAATAGGTTCTTAGTTCTCCCTTGGTATATGTCTCGGCAGAAGTTGCCGCCGAATTGTCCCTTGCGGCTTCAATTGGTCTGCCCTTTTTTCCAATCTTGGGGTATCTTGCTGCAAATTCTTTATCACAACCTACCAGATATGCTGCGATTTCATCGATAAGACGTCTTGTTTCCTCATCGATCGCAGGCAGATAGGGCTGTAGTCTGGTATTGAAATATTCCGGATCGGTGTACTCCATCATATAAGCATACTTCTCCGTAATTAAATTCCGCTCCGCATTCATTGCTTCTTCCAGATCTCTAACGTAACTTAGAATCATGCTGTTGCTCCAGGCGTTATAATAGGAGTATCTCATAATGTGGAAGGTGTGCCAGTCCTCCTGGCATTGAACCTTGCCATCGGTGCTTCCGACTCTCTGAAACATATCCCACTCAACTCTTAGCAATCGCTCAATAATAAAGTTCCGTTTTTCAGGTTTCATTGTATCATACATCAAAGGAACCTCCTTTTCTCGATATCTTTTACCGTGCTTCCGCTGCTTTGATTTTAGTCATTATTCGCTTTATTTCGGATTGATAGCGGCCTTAAATATATTGTTTGAATGTATGGCTGCCTGTAACATATTACTTTGGATTTAACTGTATGATAGCACATTTCCTTTTCAATTCAACGGAATTGAAAAATTGCTAGTTTTAGTACAATGAAAACTGGAGGGAATACAAGAAATGAAGAAATGAATTTTTATGCAAAATAATGTATATTATGTATTGAGCTTTGCATGAAAATCTGTTATGATATACGGAAATACTTTTGTGCGATAGGAAAGGAAACAGTATGATTATCAGAAAGGCTAGATTGTCCGACTCGGAGGCAATACATAAATTAGTGTATCATTATGCAAAGAAAGGTTTAATGTTAGCGCGCTCCAGAAGCGCCATTTATGAGGATATTAGAAATTACTCCGTGATGGAGGAGGATGGCGAAGTAGTGGGAATCGGTGCCCTTTCCATCCTTTGGGTTGATCTCGCTGAGGTAAGAACACTTGCTGTCAAGGAGAGCTTTTCGGGACAAGGAGTCGGGAAAAAGCTGGTACAGCATTTTTTAGAGGAAGCAAAAGAGCTGGGGATACAAAAAGTATTTACGCTTACGTATCAGACCGCATTCTTCGAAAAATGCGGTTTCAAAGAGATCAGCAAGGAAGGAATGCCTCATAAGATCTGGAAGGATTGCTTGAACTGTCCAAAGTTCCCCAATTGCGATGAGGTGTTGATGGAAATGGAAATTAAATAAAAACGAAAATCCTTGCTAAATTTGGTCATAAAAAAGTACACCTCCAAATGGTAGATTTCATCCAACATTTGGGGTGCACTTCTAGGCCGCCTTTTAGAAGGTCTTTATTACTGTTCCTCGAAGGTCTTCTTTTATTTGAGATACTCAACGCTGACCTTAGAGACGGTTAAATCCCGCTCTTTCAGCGGCTGGGTTGTTGCTCCAAGAGCAATGGCTGAGGCCGGAATAAAATCAGCTGGGATTTTCATATCTTGTTTCAGATCCGAGTCTCCACCAAGTGCCATGATGGATCCCATGAGATATACACTTCCAAGCCCCAGATCTGTAGCT
This genomic window from Clostridiales bacterium contains:
- a CDS encoding sodium:solute symporter family protein, which gives rise to MTIYMIGVLVSFALYLFLGFYAGKKVKNTTDYYVAGRNAPTILIAGTLFASMLSTNAFMGDTGWCYTGNITSIILLNALCGSGYVIGALWFGRYLRRSECKTMPEFFGTRFNDMKNRRLAAVILVCSLTAYLLACMTGTGILLQELTGLSRTACIIIAWAAFTSFTFYSGSKGAILTETAMFMIFVGASIIAAPYVFNAQGGIGELLTNLMNNPNTPEGLLDYHGSPAGTYGEGTTIFSAVMYAIAFGIVWLVTVGISPWQAGRVMMAKNEHVAIRSSSIACMLTTVFCGLTYLMAIAVININPGMEDSQRVLIWASYNVVPKFVGMLVLTGIMAAGLSSAVTFLSVVGFSVTSDIVKIDFKDDKQKLYYSRVVMIIVGIIALVLALFNVGGIRVITWFASTLIAASWCVSGFGSVWSKTLTAKGARWSMAAGFIGFLAAKSAAVFGGVSLQNWLDPFFIGLYASAVFAVIGTKTSVLTQEETAYRETLHILPEAETLAVDYKRDRAYGNVMVAVGLCVTLFLLFGWALPYNGIL
- a CDS encoding dimethylamine corrinoid protein 3 — protein: MDKQEIIKMAFDSILEADQDMALKALDQGAEMGMDSLELLKDGFTAGITELGERFGRGELFLPELIFATEVMKAVTGRIEEEMKQSGKQMEKKGRMIMATVEGDVHDIGKGICCALLKTSGIEVFDLGREVKSDTIIEKAMEYEVDIIGTGALLTTTMIYQQELEDKLKERGLKERFKTMVGGAPVTQRWADRIGADAYTEDASECCVRAKQFLDGR
- a CDS encoding PAS domain-containing protein — translated: MDVLKRKELKRMVSAGYDSEFYKVMVEYLGEEIFVADGSGKILFVNPASVKMIGLPVDQIVGRTAEQLEQEGYFSVSSTMEVIRQKRTVNLLQKLKDGRTVLATSVPIFDKEQDEIVMIISTSKDVDAVNELLHTVEKQAVEIEKTKAEIHNLRESMFEAEGFISGDPIMNELKDTLIRVAPLDVSVLIQGETGVGKELVAKSLHRFGSRINGPYIKINCATIPEPLIESELFGYDKGAFTGASTSGKKGKVEMAHMGTLFLDEIGELPLQLQVKLLDFIQDGTFTRVGGTQRLSVNTRVIAATNRDLKKMSEEGNFRKDLYYRLNVIPITVPPLRDRSGDIGVLAKYFLSRCNSRYRCYKKLEGGHLPILTQYSWPGNVRELENVIERLFVMTEENVIGKDAIINVLRENSQVSGSFTYTSSASLVPAESLRPLKEAKWELEKQLVSSAYQQYRSTYKVAEVLCVDQSTVVKLLHKHKCV
- a CDS encoding Trimethylamine methyltransferase MttB, whose protein sequence is MITHNRSGQNDPIAKSWKIGFSADILSREQVVLIHEATLDLLKHTGIRVDHMEAADIYRDYGAEVSYGERYAIVKFPSYLVEDAIRWAARPLIFYGRTPDKDFAAFQNHVGFSTFGECVKIIDPKTREIRDCVKEDLAGITKVCDYMDEIAVVERACGSLDYPSEVQPLHNLEAMMKNTSKAIFIGAVNGVNCRKMIEMACIASGSKDAFRRRPFLNIFVCPTSPLRLGKECAAQIIEAARGGAGIAIIPMALAGATSVVTLAGTVISHNAEVLAAIMLAQMVQKGARCTYCSMSTIMDLKHMISATGSPEQSMISAATVKMAQFYHLPSWIGAGLSDSMLPDAQAGCEFGINALNGALSGANIVYGAGSLEAALTIDYAKLVLDCEGMSYIRKILGGIEVTKETMALDIIHKAGPGGEFLYQKHTFDHMRSHSQVEVFTRSTRSAWTAAGAKDAADMAYDKAARILNTHQVAPLIPGAEEAIAKLIADFERELGLRTSIQEREEE
- a CDS encoding [dimethylamine--corrinoid protein] Co-methyltransferase, which produces MNHLKDNYFTRMGDGEGIWMSKTQITEEVLAGIEDAVNKGKAQPMSGGDVDYLIEILTMPEKNVSVERGCEGITTFDAGTLKMAVRSGLPIDSTTALLIHERALCSDTMELCNTDYSYKQLKNIVYEEAMAMERAQMNCIMPIFYGAMPNMGLYTKPDGPVDNWSELLPQGKVLEAMDAQEKAAELCTNDMVYIGSVLAESGACGIQFDTAGASGDADLLAALQASKILSEKYPDLSITMGMANEFTLGMHGKLKFEGERLAGQYPAKQVKTVAAAGVHSYGPVVNTNSSKSFAWNLARSLTHVQEATRVASIPVLPNVGMGVGGIPLTTTSPTDCSTRASKAMLEIGKADGL
- a CDS encoding acyl-CoA dehydrogenase, whose amino-acid sequence is MDFSLTREQQMIKKMMREFAEKEVAPIASYIDAEAEFPAETVAKLGKLGVMGMPFPVGYGGAGADYISYIMAVEELSKVCASHGVIVQTHNALCCWPIYTYGTEEQKQKYLPDLLAGRKLGAFGLTEPNAGTDAAMQQTKAEDKGDHWVLNGTKVFISGGGIADVYVIMAMTDRSKGTRGISAFIVEKGMPGFSRGKKENKMGIRGSIAAELVFEDCLVPKENLLGELGKGFKVAMTSLDVGRLGIGAQALGIAQGAFDQTVSYMKQRRQFGKTLDQFQALAFEMAEMKTRIDSSRLLLYYACDRRQKDLPSTVEAAQAKLACSETAMYVTTKAVQFHGGYGYIKDYPVERMMRDAKITEIYEGTSEVMKMVISGDVFK